One Cucumis melo cultivar AY chromosome 8, USDA_Cmelo_AY_1.0, whole genome shotgun sequence genomic window, AGATAAGGGGGTTTGGACATTTGATTGTTCCAGTGTCTTTCTCTTGTGAGCTGGTCTCTGGAAGATTACACACTTACACTCATGAAGAAAACTAAATTTTTGCATGCTCGGTGGCTGGTGGTTTATAGGAGGATTAATCCCATGCATTTCTACACAGGTGTTCCTATTTTACCAGTTATCCTCTGTGGTACATTCTTTAATTGAAGATTAAGAGGAtcaacacattttttttacttttcccTTTTCCCATAATGATCTGGTTTGGGTTTTGCAATTGTTTGCCATTATTTTAGCCCCATCTTGTAATTTTCATTCTATGATTGAAGAAGTTTTAGTAGATCCTTCAATTCAGGAAAGAGAAATAGACAATCGTGGTGGGCAGGTTCTTAATCATCTTAAGATATATTTGGTAGAGAGAAACGTGAGGGTGTTTCAATTAAGGGTCCTCACTCCTCAGATAAAGTGTGGCCAGACTCAAAATTAAGTTCCCCCTGGAGGATTTTTTGTAGGAACatttttaatgattttcctCTCATTTCGATTACCAATAATTATACCAATTTTTTCTAACTGTTTTCCTTCTCATAACCCTTTTATCTTGGCGTGGAATTTTTTATAAACGGCATCTGTTTACTTTCTTCCCTGCCTTTTAATATAAGCCGGTTCACTATTAAAAAGAATTTGCATTGAGCACGTGCATTGTATTGTATAACTGAAACCTTCAAGCTACCATTACATCAACATTTGATCTGAATGGATAAATTGAAGTTACCTTCAGTTTTTCTTCTGCAATTGTATCTTCTTGTGGTGGTATTCTGATATCAACCTGTGCGGGTTCTGCATCTGTCTTGCTAGATATTGGTGAAGTTTGAACTTCATCGTGAGGCCAATCCCTAGTACTCAACTCTGTGCTTTGCATGTTCAAGTTTTCATCTGTAGATGTTTTAGATCCAAGATTCTCATCCTCTATTTGACTGCCACTTTGAGTAAATTCTGGCAAGTTTTCCTCCTCAATTTTTTCATGTGGCAGTGTCCTGGAACTGTCTTCAAACTGACTATCATCTTTCTCTTTGCCCCAAGCATCAAGATGAGAAAGGTGGGCATCTGTCCCAGCTTTCTGGTCAGTGGACTCCACAATGGGATTTGAGCTCTCAGTTTCTTCTCTAACACTATCTGATTTTTCAGTTTCTTCACTACTCGGTAAATCAAATTTCTGCACCACCAAAGGTTGGACATTGTCGGAATCACTTTTCTGAACTGTCTTAGTTGACTCTACAGAAGGATTCTGCTCTATATCAACAGTTCGTTGGTCTAGATAGCCAGCTTGGTAAGCTGCAAAAACTGCAGCACCAATAACAACACTGCCGAAGACAACTTTTGGGATGGAATTTCCAGAATCAGGTGGCACATTTGTAGGTTGTGGTTTCAGATTTTGTTTGGGCGCAGATGAAAATTCCCTTCTCGTAGAAATACATGGGGGTGTATGCCAACATTGCACCTGCAACAAAAACCTGCCAAAGAATCAGAAAATATTTGAACAAGTACACCATCAAACCACAAAAAATATCAGGATTACGTAGTTTGGTCCCGTGccaatatattttattatagaCTACACACTCCATTCGTCCTCCCATTTCATTTGTCTCACAGCTTTTGGGCACAGTAAACATTATCATAAGAATAGAAACGTATTAATGGGTTTAACATTTCTTAACACTGTCAATTAATTACAACAGCAGAAGAAAGAATGGTATAAATAGCAAGTTCGTGTATATTATATGAGAAGGCTTCATGTAGTCAGTTAATAAAAACAGCACGACTGCACCACAAGCACGTTGTAGGCAGATGAAAACTAGATGCATGTAAATGCTCGCAAGTCAAAAATAAATTTCCAAACATTTGTTTTGCAGATTCTCGTACTAGCAAGAAAGAATAGCACAAATAGCAACTTAGTGTATGTTAAAAGATCCCAATGTTGTACGTTTCCACCCAACTGCATCCACAATAACATATATGAAAAACCAAGCATGTGGATTTATATGCTTATAAGTCGAATACACACTTCTCCAAATATCTGTTTGTAAATTATCTCAGCGTTTGGATTGTACAACACAAATTCTGATCGAAAAAATGGGAAAGTCTTATGTGCGAAATTTTACTTGCCTGGGGTGAACTCTGCCTCGGAGTCCTTCCAACAGATTGACGAGATGATAATTTCAGAATTGACCTGCAGACAATAATGCGACAAAAATACCATCTATAAGCATCGCCCGCTGTAACCGAACCAAGCGAGATCCAAATTCATACATAACATGGccattaaaattaattatcatTTGTTAGTAGCAAATTCCTATTGCTGAGAATGCCAATTTAACCCTCGGGGGATTAAATAATAAGAATCTGCCAATCTTCAACCATTCAAGAAAACACTGCACTCGAAATGACTAATTAACAAAGAACATTAACATCACGAGCAGTTTAAAACATAGCTCAAACATAGTTCAAGAGCATTTCCGTACCTTCGCCACATAGCGTAGAGGTATTCAGTGAAAACGGCGAGCGACGAAGACGTTTGAGCGAATAACCAAGAAAGCGATTAAATGTATCTTGCGCAGTCGGTAGTGGAAAGTCCGGCCTGGTAGGAGGGTGGAGCTACGGGTTCGAAAAAATCAAATCAACGATCAGTTTACCGGAGGGAGATCGCCGGAGACGAAGGAAAACATCCGATGACACCGGAATTTTACCGCCTAATTAGATGTGTCCGACTATCCGCCCGTGTTGCGGTAAGGAATTCTTCAGCGAGTTGCAATAGATTCTACAAGGCCCATTTATAGACTTGGGCCTTGGGCCCAATAGATTTGTAGGAGGCTGATGAGCTGGGCTGAATTTGGGTTTTAGATTTGTGTGAATTCGATTTGGATTTGGATTTTAGGAATTGGATAGTTCCAATCGTAGCAAAGTCTATCGGTTATAGAGTTCTATTGATGATAAACTCTTATGGTttaccaacatttgctacatggtctatcagtgatagactcctatcattgacagattttgctatatttgcatttttttttaaatgttgttatatacttaattattttgaatataattgctatatttacaactaGGTACCGGTGATAGActcttatcattgatagattttgacagattttgctatatttgcaatttttttaaaatattgctacatacttaataattattctaaaaactgctacatattataattaccctttaGGAATTTGTTTCATCCAAAACCACTTTTAGGAATTGACCAAGGTTATATGACTCCATTATAATTGATGTCCTGATGTGGTGGGGAAATATAAGTACCTTCCTAGGTGTTAACCCAAACTGCCCAACAAGACGTCACTTGCCATGGATGATGAAGGttaaaaataggatgaattgaatCATAAGCATACATAAGTTGAACATATCATGTCGAGGGTATTGATTAATGAGAAAATATTTGGACATAAGGTTATTGGAGATCGTGACACAAGTAGATTTCGTGCTCTAACCTACTCTCAAGTCCATTGCGATTCTAAAGTGTGACTTGGTCaatatgacttttttttttttgttttttttgttttttaaattgaagTCAACAACATGGATGAGCTAGTTTTTGTGCAACAACAAATACAacctttctttgttttttttaatctcaattGAAGCAAGTAATCTTTTATGATATAACATATGTGTAGATTTGTttaagaaacaaacaaaaaatttgttggaaaaaaaaaactaaaagacaTTGTATTTTCTTCAACTCAAAGTTTTCCGACTAATAATATTGTTGTTGCTAGTTAGGTTCTTCCCACCGCAAGAACTGATAATTGAATTTgatatttgtaaaaaaaaacgTTGAGATAATTATTCTATGATAGTATTTTAAGTGGATTGAAACTTTGTCAAGTTATTCTTAAACCTGAcgaataaaaatatttataaaatataacaaaatattatagtTCGTAAGCAATGTACTAAATAAAatgtgatattttgctatatttttaaatatttctgttagttacaaataatttttcttttctaagaataaaagttaataaaaataaaatgattaaatatttttctcaaagaatatttaaaataatttcaaaacctttaaaaatatttgtccATTGCCCATGTGTTCAGTTAAGTTATAATCGACTTTATTTCTCTTTAAAAGTCAAAGATTTACTTcctcattccactaaagttgaaaatatatgaaacatcatatatatatatatatatgtgtgtgtgaaaTGGTTAAATTgccaaaaatatttacaaacatgACAAAATTTAATAGTTTATCGATGAATAATAGGCACTCATTGACATTTATTAGGTAGATGATAATAGCGTATCAATATGTTCCTATATTAAGAAAAGTTTTGGTTTATATGACTTTATTTGAAAAcgttatatataatataagcaCCCAAGTTGACTGAGACATGTTCACAGGTGGAGTGGTAGGGGCCATGTCACATGGGATGAACAAAGAGGCATCCCAATTTTAAAAGAGTAGGAACGAACCATGTCATGTCACATAAAGcattactttctttttttcttataatattttgtttctttctttctttcttttttttttagtttaaaagagATATTTTGGATAAAATCCCTCAAAAGTGCTATCTAATTTATTTCACATCATATCCAAAAACTCCATTATTAGTTTTCAAAACACAAACACAATTATCAAAATGTTTCTAAACATATAGAAATGATCTGCTAATATGTCTTTatactaaaaataattttgaatattACTCAGGTTGTCTCCAATGGGTGATTTTTTTGGACACACATATTTCAAAATCCTTCAATTTAGAAATACGAACACTTTCTTAGAGCTAGAGATGCATCAATCAAAGACTAATCTTGTAATTTTCTAATTCTTTATTACAAAATGACCATAATTTTCACCAAATATAAAATCAATTCGAATCAGATTCACCTCTATCTCACCATATACACACAACTATTTTTTGCTATTCAAAAATCGTTTAGAGAGAAATTCTACAATTAAGTCCTTGAGGAAGATCGGCAAATGGTACATAACAGCCATGAGGGTGGAATAGCCTCCATAAGAGAACCAAGGAGATGGCTTCGTTTTAAGAATGGCGGCGACCGTCTTCTTGGCAAACTCGGCAGTAGGGGTGGCTTTAGGGCCTTGCGAGGCATTGGCTCTGGCTAAAATTGCAGCTTCAAAGGGCTTGAATAGCTTCAACTCGGGCATCTGATTAAAGCCGGCAATGGCAGAGTTGCCAATGTTTGATTTAATGGCTCCTGGGACAACGTTGATAACGTCGATTCCAAAGGGCTTGAGCTCCATCCTTTAATGTTGGAAATATCGATCAAGTCAACTAACATCACCGTGTGAAATAAATGTGCAAATTAAATGAAGTATGTCAGCAAATTGAATTGGATATTCATTGCGATTATTCAAGTTTCTATCGTGGCCCCCtaaaaagcaaaaataaaagAGAGTTTTAGATTTTGGACTTTAATGTCTTGGAATAACTTTTCTAAGTATcgaaagaaaaaaggtattttgGACGGGGTACGTGCGCTAAAGAGTTGGGAGTGACAATAGAGAAGTGTGGAATTGTGAACATTCCTCTTTATTTAAACCAAAGAATTTATAGGTTTTATGACGAAGAAACATCAATAACTCTGTACATTATACTCCCAGCAGTTAACAATTTCCTAATTTTCATAACTCACAACTCCACTCTTGGCCTCAAACATCATCTTATAAAGtaatttcaaacaaactttCATAAAGAAGTTGTCTTGAAACAACAATAAGTAACCCATAAAAATAAACCATTGACTTGTGTGGGTTGTTTCTGTTTCTACAGTTCTACTTTAGTGCATTGTAACTTAATATATTCTATACATATCTTTGAGCTGCTAAAAAGAAACACCAGAAACTCAATAGGACCCCGGCACGTATTTTTCTGATATGAATACTCGATTTAAACTTTAAGCATAAAGGTCTCAAACCCACTACATAATCAAACCAGCAAAaacatcaaaattttcaaatccaactaaaaaattattcaaagaTAGATAAACAAAGTGGAATGAAAATATGCTCATCCACTCACAAGAATGGCTACAAGAATCGGAACTCAAATCCATAGAAACATTAATTTAATTCCTTGATTTAAGGTAAGAATTGCGTGGAAAGTCAAACTCCACCAACGAGCTTATTTGAATTttagttctttattttttaaaattaatatttgtaaaccCTATTTTCACCTCTAATTTTATTCCTATCTCGTTCTTAAAAAATCTAAGCCACTCAAAAACcaaaaatatagttttaaagTATGTTCCAAAACTATTTAGTTCTTATTGTTTTTGGTCCTCGAACATCGGATTTGTTATTTTAACAACTTCCCTATCATGCTATTTATCAAGGAAGACTAGATTTTCTTAGTCAAGTTTCAAATTGCAAAACTATCTTTCTTTACTTTTCAAAGGTCTTGGTTTTTTGAAggataacaaaacaaaaaagaccAATAGATGGAAAGTAGAGTTTGTAAACTTAATTTTTGAAAAGCAATTTGCTATCAAATAAAAAGACTAGCGAGGTCCAAATTAACTTAATAAACTATCACTATCGAGGGTCTGGAAGATCGAGATAATTAACTAAGGCAAGGCAAAACATTTCGAGCAAGATCAGGAACAAAAAACAATTGTTAATTATACCACCGATGAGAATCAGAGAGGTATATACGAACCTCAGACAGTCAGAAATGGAATGAATAGCAGCTTTGGATGCGGTATAAGCACCAGCCCATGGAAGAGGCGCCAATACGGTGACACTTCCCAAATTCACAATCTTCCCCTTTCTTCGTGATGCCATGTGAGGAACCACGGTTTGAATCAATCTCATAGTCCCtgcaaataaatattaatttagcATAATACAATAGTCCACCCCTTTCCATATTGGAGTGTTCATGTTCAAATGTTCCCCACCTCTAACTCTGCTTTCTACATTTCACAGTACCAAACAACAGCAATCTTGTTTCTAACTAGTAGCGGATCCAAAAATTTGATTGACAGAATAATCTAGAAAAAAATGTAACTAGTAGTGTGGAACCCAGTTTTACTGTTGGGCTAACTTCAATTTGGTATTATTtcagttttatatatatatatatatatatatatatatatatatatatatatatatatatatataatataaacagCATACAGTTGAGGGGAATCAAAGCTCTTGGGCCTATGCTAAATCTGCTGGTGTTTTGAAGGCATGCAATTACATGCAGCAGCAAAAGCTGATGAACACAGTAGAGCAGAAGATAAAGATGATAAAGCCTTCAGCGTTTGTTTCTAACCAAACACTGGATCAAATTTTAATCACAAAACAATATCCAACACCTCGAATCCATTCGAAATCTAAATAAGGGGCTCAGTCAATTCAAAGTTTCTAATCCCTAGTTTCGATATCATTCGATTCTCAAGGAGGAAAAATGAAATGGCAAATctgaattaaaataaaattaacttCACTGATGGATAATTTGTTAGAGACCGAAGCTCACCGAAAACATTGGTATTGAAGGCGTTCTGCATAGCGGAAAGATGAACCTCGGCAATAGGGCCAATACATTGAACGCCAGCGTTGTTCACCAAAATATCGATTCGACCGAATTTTTCGATAACAAGAGACGTTAATCGCTCGACGCTTTGGTCGGACAGGACATCGAGTTCTTGTAAGAAAAACCTGGGATCGTGCTCCAGATCCGCCATTGAGGAGCGGGACCTGCTGGTTGCAACTACCAAACAGCCCTGATCGGCGAAGGCTAGGGCGAGGGAGTGGCCTATGCCTCCGTCGGAACAGCCGGAGATGACAACCACTTCTTTCCCGGCGAATTCCATATCCTTTTTATCTTCGTGAAAAATGAACGAACCTTACGCCCTCCTCCAGATTAAACCGCTGCATAGATCGGAGATTGGAGTGTTGGGTAGCTCAAGTACATCAATAGGAGTAAAACTTACCTACTGCTCACTCGTCTGTACCTAGGCCCTGCAGACTGCCACATGGCCCATTTTAATGGTGCCACTTGGCAACcccacttctttttttttttttttacgcggTTCTTACCCTTCCTCTCAccgttttcttttttctccgtcaggatattttatgaaaataacGTTGTTTATAAAACTTATTACAAAATTACTGTTGTTGTTTTGAAACAATTTACAGAAATAATACTCTTtccaaataaaaatgaaaaagagaagaaaaaagaaaaaagaaaaaaaaaaaacagaaggctaccaatttaaaagaaaaaaattaagaagTGGCTGAGCATccacaaatttaattattttcttactTTCTTAGTCACTTTGATTAATTTTTAGaaggtcttttcaaaaatataaaaaagtataaaaaagaATTCTAAAAACCCACGGTATAAAATATCAAAGATGTTCCGTCAACAAGACTGGCGTGATTTAGTTATTGTTtaatatacgatcgtttagatatgtttACAATTTGTATACGATCGTTaagatatggttacaatttataTGCGTTCGTTTAGATatactacaatttatacgtcatcgtttagatataatttttttaaaaaaacttggtacaccattttttaaattctttttgtacgtttactttttttacaccatcgtttacatttggctaatcttttttaaaattatttatacacgatctttttatttttattgtttacttttttagctactccaatctttatacacgatcttttaaattttgtttgttcataaaagaaaaagtgatagaaagaaatcgcaacaaaAAAGTGTGCACACGATATCAATTTTTGGTCAAATGAAATGTACCACCCTCACGTTACATTATTTAGATGCTTCATGTGAATATATTATAGGAGTTTTGAGTAGGATTTATTTTGATCCTACCAAAATTAggatattaattttttaatttatagtaGACTATAATCAAATTTGATATTATCTTTACATTTTGGTCTTACACTCACATTAAATTTTAGGTTAATTATAATGgataacaatttttagaataattattaagtatgtagcaatatttttaaaaaattgcaaatatagcaaagtctatcggtgatagagttctatcattaatagactcTTAagatttatcagtgatagaccaacatttgttacatgatttattagtgataaacttctatcattgatagattttgacaaattttgctatatttgcaattttttttaaatattgttatatacttcattattttgaatataattgatatatttgcaactatccctttaTTTTAATATGACTAATGAttctaaaatggttaaaattacatattatttttaaatattattttaaaacatatatatatatatatatatatagtaattaaaaattaaaatttatatcttttgaaaattaaacagtCAAGAAAGTGACTAAAAAGGTAGGAAATAATTAAATTGGTGGGCtaatcccttcttcttcttcttcttcttcttcttcttcttttttaaattgatcGAGCGTTGCGACCTActgctttttctttctttttaaattttttattttaaagatgtattattatttttaaaattgtttcaaaacagcattattttttaataagtttTCGACCGTCATAGTTAttgtatttattttgtttttctcaatTAATTATTGACAATATCaattttggttttaaatttatatatatcgTTTAAATCTCTTTCCTCATTTATACAATActgtttatttttaattaatcaattaaaaagTGAGGTTTTCAAAACAATGAAGGAAAAATACTTTTATTGCTCTTAGATAAATAGACAGGTaagatttttcaaaaattgtaATCATTCCGTCGACGTTTTCGTTAATTTATGTTGCTAATtcgttttatttaaagaaattgtCACTGAATTGTTAATCTAAGTGGTTGAGGTTTCTATGTGGCACCGTAAAGATGGGTCACTTGGCCGTCGTAGAGTCTGTGTAGATGAGTGAGCACGTGAGTTTTGATTCGAAGATATCTATCGATATATAATAACCTAagagattttaaaattttatcaaaataaaGTTAGATTTGTCTCTTCAAGTTTATAGATAATAGATTATATTAGTGAACGTTTCAATCTTTCACAAAATTCTTGAGCTGTGGCTAAATAAGTTAAATTTAACTCGAAAGATCAAAAGTCTCACTCTTTCGTGTTAGTTAAACTTTAATATATACCTATATATATCATTTTGTAGTAACGTGTTAATCAAAGTAATGAAAAGTTGAAAAATTAATGTGTTAaacttaattaaaaaagaataattaaataagtatGAATTAAGTAATAGTTTAATTGATCAAATCAATAATACAAATTTATGTTAAATAGTTAAGACAAAAAAACTACTAATAGTTTAATTGATCAGAGGCATTataaatgtaatttttttacTAATCATTTCAATAACATGTTTTGGCTCTCAATCTTGCAATCTGAAATGTTAGATACGGCTTCAACGTTTTGTCAATAGGTCAAATTCAAAACTACTCACTACTCTCGTATTTTATTGAACTTAAtgaatatgaaaaatataaattcaTACCCATAAGTTAGTATACCAATTTAATAAAATCATGGACTATTAGATCTTTGTGACAAAACTTGAGACAAATAGAAGTGATTATGAACTAAAGTACAAAACATTCTTTGAAAAATTCGAACATTATTATATAACCATGATTATTAGTTAGTCTAAGCTTTCTTATATCTATTTAAGTATTTGACATTGATTTGAATGTTAGTATATAACAATTTAATTCATCAAATAGTTATTAAAAAACGtacaaatatagtaattagATTCAATTACATTAGCATATATGataacaaaaaattttaaaaattgcaaaTGTTGCCTCAAGAAGACCATAAGCTTGtttaataagttaaaaaaaGGTTAGAAATTATCCAAACAACTATTTTCCATATTGTTTGTTGGTCTCATAAAAATATTGAttgtattgttattattattatcatcatcaaaTCTATTATTATTTGGGACAGCATATCTAAACTGACAACTAAATTTAGTATAATCTATTAGTCAATAATTGAGTAACACATTATTATTGAACACAACAAAGAGCAGCCTACGTGTTGAAAACAAGAGTTCAAAGCTAAAGTTTCCCCGACAAACTAACAGATACATCGAAAATAACATAAACAAATCCATACTTAATCAATCTCCATTTTTTTCAAGAGTTTAGGAAATGACAATGTTATCCCCAAACCCCCCTAATTGACctttatatatatttaggtATTCAATTTTAAACCCCCTCGTTTCTATCTAAACAGGAACATTGGTAACAACAAGAAGATGCTGTCTCCTTATTTCGAGAAAACAAATaacgataaaaagaaaaaagaagatattGTCTAAAGTCTTCCCTATACATGAattgaagattaaaaaaaaaaaaaaaaaaaccgtccataaattataaattttatcaatataattgaaagaaaattaatttagttTCTATTGTTTCATAAGTTTAAATTCAGTCTCTTTTAAGTGCATAAAGTCTGAAAAAAATCCTTATAATTTCATGAAATTATCACGAATAATCGAGACTAAAGTATATGTTTCCTTAAGTTAAAAGTGAccaattttagattttaatgtCTAAGTAATTAAAAAAGTTATTCTTTTCCATCAAGATGAATTTCATCTACTATACCTTTAGAACAGAATTAGAAGGTTGGATCCCATTACACAATCGTTGTGCTGAAAAattacaacttttttttttttttttttttcaagttatAGGGACAAATTTTGCAATTTAATGCGTAATTACTACGAATTAATTAACCCGTTCTTCCAAGTTCAGAAACATCAGAATCAATTTTTGATTTGTTAACGTGTTTTGATGAACTAGAACCATTTTTCAACAACGCTCCAAAATCCACACCAAAGTTGGAGacgaagagagaaaaaagaaaatataaccCATAAATTCTTTCTACCTTCCTTAGTTTCGTTTCTAGCCAGATCACATCACCAAAGGAAGTTCAAAAATTTACACAAGacgtagaaaaagaaaagaaaagaaaagg contains:
- the LOC103485000 gene encoding short-chain dehydrogenase RED1; amino-acid sequence: MEFAGKEVVVISGCSDGGIGHSLALAFADQGCLVVATSRSRSSMADLEHDPRFFLQELDVLSDQSVERLTSLVIEKFGRIDILVNNAGVQCIGPIAEVHLSAMQNAFNTNVFGTMRLIQTVVPHMASRRKGKIVNLGSVTVLAPLPWAGAYTASKAAIHSISDCLRMELKPFGIDVINVVPGAIKSNIGNSAIAGFNQMPELKLFKPFEAAILARANASQGPKATPTAEFAKKTVAAILKTKPSPWFSYGGYSTLMAVMYHLPIFLKDLIVEFLSKRFLNSKK